One region of Salinibacterium sp. TMP30 genomic DNA includes:
- a CDS encoding ATP-binding cassette domain-containing protein yields MITLSSVTKTFGAAANVVRALDDVSIVVQRGEIFGVIGQSGAGKSTLIRTVNLLERPDSGTVTVAGRELTALSDRDLLQARREIGMVFQQFNLLDSRTVRGNVELALEVVGVNRSERTGRTNEILELVGLEHKAKQYPAQLSGGQKQRVGIARALASRPRVLLSDEATSALDPETTDSILQLLRSLNRELGLTILLITHEMDVVKSICDSAALMSGGRILEQGRLVDSLAQPGSQLARGLFPLGELPEGSSTVIDVTFAGLSSGRPVVAQLARTHQLDVGLIGAAMETIGGAQSGRTRLELPGPIEAHTAAIDDLRAQGLVVEIVRSGR; encoded by the coding sequence ATGATTACGCTTTCTTCCGTCACCAAGACGTTTGGTGCCGCCGCAAACGTGGTTCGTGCGCTCGACGATGTGAGTATCGTTGTACAACGCGGCGAGATATTCGGTGTGATTGGCCAGAGCGGGGCGGGCAAAAGCACACTCATCCGCACCGTCAATCTTCTTGAACGACCCGACTCGGGCACCGTTACGGTCGCCGGCCGTGAATTGACCGCGTTGAGCGACCGCGACCTACTTCAGGCGCGGCGTGAGATCGGAATGGTTTTCCAGCAGTTCAATCTGCTCGATAGCCGAACGGTGCGTGGCAACGTTGAGCTCGCCCTTGAAGTTGTTGGGGTAAACCGTAGCGAACGCACCGGCCGTACCAACGAGATTCTTGAGCTCGTGGGCCTTGAGCACAAGGCGAAGCAGTACCCGGCACAACTTTCGGGTGGACAGAAGCAGCGTGTGGGAATCGCTCGAGCGCTGGCCTCCCGCCCTCGGGTTTTGCTCAGCGACGAAGCAACCAGCGCGCTCGACCCTGAAACTACCGATTCGATCCTGCAGTTGCTTCGCAGCCTCAACCGTGAACTTGGTCTCACCATTTTGCTGATCACTCATGAGATGGATGTCGTCAAAAGCATCTGTGATTCCGCAGCGCTCATGAGCGGTGGCCGCATTCTCGAGCAAGGCCGTTTGGTTGATTCGCTTGCCCAGCCGGGCTCGCAGCTTGCGCGTGGCCTATTTCCGCTTGGTGAGCTGCCCGAGGGCAGTTCCACCGTCATCGATGTGACGTTCGCCGGTTTATCGTCGGGACGACCCGTCGTGGCTCAACTTGCCCGCACTCATCAACTCGATGTTGGTCTGATTGGTGCTGCGATGGAGACAATCGGCGGCGCCCAGTCGGGGCGTACCCGCCTCGAACTTCCGGGACCGATTGAGGCACACACTGCGGCGATCGATGATCTGCGCGCACAGGGGCTTGTTGTTGAGATTGTGAGGAGCGGACGGTGA
- the nadD gene encoding nicotinate-nucleotide adenylyltransferase, translated as MSVETARRRARIGVMGGTFDPIHNGHLVAASEAQQQFDLDEVVFVPTGKPWMKSTVTAGEHRYLMTVIATAANPGFNVSRVDLEREGPTYTIDTLRDMRKAYPDADLFFITGADAMAQIMEWKDVSEVWTLAHFIAVSRPGHALTISGLPEQGVSSLEVPALAISSTDCRTRVSQGFPVWYLVPDGVVQYIAKHHLYRSMP; from the coding sequence GTGTCGGTTGAGACGGCGCGGCGACGTGCGCGCATCGGCGTCATGGGTGGCACTTTCGATCCCATCCACAACGGCCACCTTGTAGCGGCAAGCGAGGCTCAGCAGCAGTTTGACCTCGATGAGGTCGTATTTGTTCCCACGGGCAAGCCGTGGATGAAGTCAACGGTCACCGCCGGAGAACACCGGTACCTGATGACGGTAATTGCCACTGCAGCCAACCCTGGCTTCAACGTCAGCCGCGTTGACTTGGAACGTGAGGGGCCTACCTACACGATCGACACGCTGCGTGACATGCGCAAGGCCTACCCGGATGCCGACCTTTTCTTCATTACGGGTGCCGATGCCATGGCTCAGATCATGGAATGGAAAGACGTTTCTGAGGTATGGACGCTTGCACATTTCATAGCAGTTTCACGGCCAGGACACGCCTTAACTATTAGCGGATTGCCTGAGCAGGGCGTAAGCTCGTTAGAAGTGCCGGCGCTTGCGATCTCATCCACTGATTGCCGAACCAGGGTCAGTCAGGGCTTCCCGGTCTGGTATTTGGTTCCGGATGGTGTCGTTCAATATATTGCCAAGCACCATTTGTATCGGAGTATGCCATGA
- a CDS encoding methionine ABC transporter permease, with translation MIDSQAPGFWPQLFETLLKATGETLYQVGVTMLITIIVGLAAGTLLVITDRGGILERPFGSLVVGRIINAVLQTVVNLGRSIPFIILMIALIPFTRLLLGSAFGVTAAIVPLTVAAIPFYARIVEISLREVNEGLVEAGHSLGATRWQLVSKVIVPEAVPGLIRGFTTTVVSIVNYSAIVGAIGGGGLGDVAIRYGHQRYSVIHIVAVIIVLVAIVQIIQVVGARLASRMSHR, from the coding sequence GTGATCGATTCTCAGGCTCCCGGCTTCTGGCCGCAGCTATTCGAAACGCTCCTGAAGGCAACGGGGGAGACCCTGTACCAGGTGGGTGTCACGATGCTCATCACGATCATTGTTGGGCTCGCAGCAGGCACTCTTCTGGTGATAACTGACCGCGGGGGCATCCTGGAGCGACCGTTCGGCAGCCTTGTGGTTGGGCGCATCATCAACGCCGTTCTTCAAACGGTGGTGAACTTGGGGCGTTCGATCCCGTTCATCATCCTGATGATCGCCCTCATCCCTTTCACGAGGCTGTTGCTGGGTTCGGCATTCGGTGTAACGGCCGCGATTGTGCCGCTCACCGTGGCGGCGATTCCGTTTTACGCGCGAATCGTTGAGATTTCGTTGCGCGAGGTCAACGAGGGACTCGTCGAGGCAGGTCACTCCCTGGGTGCGACTCGATGGCAGTTGGTTTCGAAAGTGATTGTTCCTGAGGCGGTCCCTGGCCTCATCCGTGGCTTTACAACGACAGTGGTGTCGATTGTGAACTACTCGGCAATTGTGGGCGCGATTGGTGGTGGAGGTCTTGGCGATGTTGCTATTCGCTATGGTCACCAGCGCTACAGCGTCATCCACATTGTTGCGGTAATCATCGTGTTGGTGGCGATTGTGCAGATCATTCAGGTGGTCGGCGCTCGCCTGGCGAGCCGAATGTCTCACCGCTGA
- the rsfS gene encoding ribosome silencing factor, with the protein MTASPRANELLSIVANAADAKQATDMVALDVTGPTPYADIFFLATGRNERNVQSIASEIEEKMIEAGAKPMRREGRAEGRWILLDFGHVVAHIFHEEDRLYYSLDRLWSDCPVIPLKIATKSEPEADSV; encoded by the coding sequence GTGACTGCTTCTCCTCGTGCTAACGAGCTACTTTCCATCGTCGCGAACGCCGCCGACGCCAAGCAGGCGACGGATATGGTCGCACTGGATGTCACTGGTCCCACGCCCTACGCCGATATTTTCTTCTTGGCCACCGGTCGCAACGAGCGCAATGTGCAATCAATTGCGTCGGAAATCGAAGAGAAGATGATCGAAGCCGGCGCTAAGCCCATGCGTCGCGAGGGCCGGGCTGAGGGTCGCTGGATCCTCCTCGATTTCGGTCACGTTGTGGCGCACATCTTCCATGAAGAAGATCGTCTTTATTATTCGCTCGACCGCTTGTGGAGCGATTGCCCCGTCATTCCCCTCAAGATCGCGACAAAATCCGAGCCCGAAGCAGACTCTGTTTAG